A region of Lepeophtheirus salmonis chromosome 13, UVic_Lsal_1.4, whole genome shotgun sequence DNA encodes the following proteins:
- the LOC121128600 gene encoding uncharacterized protein gives MPRIDPKQLLKTLGILLSNDGGIKSKDEVARLAQLMQKFSKKLVSKCIYVHILRATESILLEEFLNENGWDLINQWFYDALKNQNLALALEIMGLFLVCPMTKELLKANSEINHAPRLINQLRKDRSTNLEMKELAEKVYRKWVHIISPYSSNSCALKDGNISVMVKTNKIRINKVRKVTTIVDSENQKPLPRIIIKVPPPKPLHHENESLSNENKYTASLIDDDKSILVKKTEPVETSSPMETDVVTDQEKTFSEVVEESKENIDNNDDDDNNMKPADQMSGGSLSLLQSLAEEVSDNLKKEDSVAVENNINFKSNEHKPDVKASKDSARENAKLESITKKECISIKSLSPPPPIYKEESSKPKKIKRDRPHHPRDEVNDDQKLHIRAMAKKLKEEAQAKKDKETLKVISGEKMGRIPKIPKKQPVVEPPEKKEVSKKAGTKSFSDLLVGLDSKPKTVKTPLNRNKTAALLEGLSNTKPSKSSSSNSKLSVPSESSKLKIKDKKDIKETFSLSTSVIKKDVLLPKKESPKPATNGSLSTESSSSSYKSKKVESSGDSPKTKKDVHNFHESTSFMDAIFSSMGQSDIPRKKRRRLSDKDESSSPKQSKTDLTSEKKKVEDIKESESDNAKTPSPPPVFSFYRDTLDDEPAKEEAKKDSDEINEGNNEDLNTKEEGGVMVKEASQSPDTSLQLPEQNKSEDDLPFEEPTNPLPREVKGILVYHRGKEKRNKAISWKTETDLASIRYFELDETERVNVNKLKYDFKNMMKMEFEIEKAALKSKGTLEEEVSKWYKPIPITVDNRSLFKPGGSSKEKTIQALREAEVLQAIYFSKESVPDTPSEVDSSELLSESPVPPVRIPLDDKEGILEESVKDFSKGGWPIPKVNDIDRESSLENSFSLPPSLSNFLSSIGSNTLQGMVPPNMASLSQEEQNTLAAQALAMQKMGMIPPVTATVTPQSEGVVFQPSVPHHPIQQRPQLHQMSEPPLPDHYGGGHFNNGPPHPPNHPQFEPPNNIQPPGMQPPMMNNDFHPNNFNNPHQHRLPPPHHQHHPYGVRGGGGYHNGGPRGGGGRFNDRQNGYRPKDHRDNRDYRDRSRDHPNQHMMGGRRDHSPRVCKFFAQRGHCRDGERCRFLHDR, from the exons ATGCCCCGAATTGATCCAAAACAGTTACTGAAGACGTTAGGTATTCTTTTATCTAATGATGGTGGAATTAAATCGAAAGATGAGGTAGCAAGACTGGCTCAGTTAATGCAAAAATTCTCTAAAAAACTTGTatctaaatgtatttatgtGCATATACTAAGAGCTACAGAGTCTATCCTTTTAgaagaatttttaaatgaaaatggaTGGGATTTGATAAATCAGTGGTTTTATGATGCACTGAAAAATCAGAACTTAGCTCTAGCCTTAGAAATAATGGGTTTGTTTCTTGTTTGTCCCATGACTAAAGAGCTTTTAAAGGCTAATTCCGAAATAAATCATGCACCTAGGTTGATTAATCAGCTAAGAAAAGATCGTAGCACAAATTTAGAAATGAAAGAATTAGCAGAGAAAGTATATAGGAAATGGGTACATATTATTTCTCCTTATTCATCGAATTCTTGTGCATTAAAAGATGGAAACATTTCAGTTATGGTAAAAACAAATAAGATAAGGATTAATAAAGTTAGGAAGGTCACTACGATTGTTGATTCTGAAAATCAAAAACCTCTTcccagaataataattaaagttccACCTCCCAAACCCTTACATCATGAAAATGAATCGTTGTCCAATGAGAATAAATATACTGCCAGTTTAATTGATGATGATAAATCAATACTGGTCAAGAAAACTGAGCCAGTTGAAACTTCCAGTCCAATGGAAACCGATGTGGTCACAGATCAAGAAAAGACTTTTAGTGAAGTTGTTGAagaatcaaaagaaaatattgataacaaCGATGATGATGATAACAACATGAAGCCAGCAGATCAGATGAGCGGTGGTTCCCTTTCCTTACTTCAAAGTCTTGCTGAAGAAGTTTCggataatttaaagaaggaaGACAGTGTTGCCGtggaaaacaatattaattttaaatcaaatgaacaTAAACCTGATGTGAAGGCTAGTAAGGATTCTGCTAGAGAAAATGCAAAACTCGAAAGTATTACGAAGAAAGAGTGCATCTCCATCAAATCATTATCTCCCCCACCGCCCATTTATAAAGAAGAAAGTTCTAAACCCAAGAAAATTAAGCGAGATCGACCTCATCATCCCAGAGATGAAGTTAATGATGACCAGAAGCTGCATATTAGAGCAAtggccaaaaaattaaaagaagaagctCAAGCCAAGAAGGATAAAGAAACTCTGAAAGTAATATCAGGAGAGAAGATGGGTAGAATACCTAAAATTCCCAAGAAGCAACCTGTTGTTGAACCACCAGAAAAGAAAGAAGTTAGTAAGAAAGCAGGAACCAAAAGTTTTTCTGATTTATTAGTAGGTTTAGATTCCAAACCCAAAACTGTTAAAACCcctttaaatagaaataaaactgCAGCCTTACTGGAAGGCCTGTCCAATACAAAACCCTCGAAATCCTCATCTTCAAACAGCAAATTATCCGTTCCTTCCGAGTcgtcaaaattgaaaataaaagataaaaaagatattaaggAAACTTTCAGTCTTTCCACAAGTGTAATTAAAAAGGATGTATTATTGCCCAAAAAAGAATCGCCAAAGCCTGCCACAAATGGATCTTTATCAACGGAATCGAGTTCGAGTAGTTATAAAAGTAAGAAAGTTGAATCTTCTGGTGATAGCCCAAAAACGAAAAAAGATGTTCACAATTTTCATGAGAGCACCAGCTTTATGGATGCAATATTCAGTTCTATGGGACAGTCAGATATTCCTAGGAAAAAGAGGCGAAGATTGTCTGATAAAGATGAATCTTCGTCTCCGAAGCAATCCAAGACTGATCTTACCTCAGAAAAGAAGAAGGTTGAAGATATCAAGGAATCTGAAAGTGATAATGCAAAAACACCCTCACCTCCTCCAGTATTTAGTTTTTATCGAGATACGTTAGATGACGAACCAGCCAAGGAAGAAGCTAAAAAAGATAGTGATGAAATTAATGAAGGGAACAACGAAGACTTAAACACTAAAGAGGAAGGTGGTGTTATGGTAAAGGAGGCCTCTCAGTCACCAGATACGTCATTACAATTACCTGAGCAAAATAAATCCGAGGATGACCTTCCTTTTGAAGAACCAACTAATCCATTACCTCGTGAAGTAAAAGGAATTTTGGTTTATCATCGAGGGAAAGAAAAGCGTAATAAAGCCATATCCTGGAAGACAGAAACTGATCTTGCTTCAATTAGATACTTTGAACTTGATGAAACGGAGAGGGTAAACGTTAACAAGCTTAAgtatgactttaaaaatatgatgaaaatggAATTTGAGATAGAAAAGGCTGCTCTTAAATCAAAGGGTACATTAGAAGAAGAAGTCAGTAAATGGTATAAGCCAATTCCAATAACTGTAGACAATCGTTCGTTATTTAAACCTGGGGGTTCATCGaaagaaaaaactattcaaGCTTTGAGGGAGGCTGAAGTTCTTCAagccatttatttttctaaagaaagCGTGCCAGACACCCCTTCCGAAGTTGATAGCTCAGAACTTTTATCTGAAAGTCCTGTTCCACCAGTACGCATTCCATTAGATGATAAAGAGGGTATTCTTGAAGAAAGTGTGAAAGATTTCTCTAAAGGAGGTTGGCCAATACCCAAAGTGAATGATATTGACAGAGAGTCTTCATTAGAAAATTCATTCAGTCTTCCTCCATCTCTGAGCAATTTCTTATCCTCTATCGGTAGCAATACACTTCAAGGTATGGTACCTCCTAACATGGCCAGTTTAAGTCAGGAGGAACAAAACACTTTAGCTGCTCAAGCCCTAGCCATGCAGAAAATGGGAATGATACCTCCTGTCACAGCAACCGTCACCCCTCAAAGTGAAGGTGTTGTCTTTCAACCATCTGTTCCACACCACCCAATACAACAAAGACCTCAACTTCATCAAATGTCAGAACCTCCACTCCCTGATCATTACGGTGGCGGACACTTTAACAACGGTCCTCCTCATCCACCTAATCATCCTCAATTTGAACCTCCTAATAATATCCAACCTCCCGGAATGCAGCCGCCTATGATGAACAATGATTTTCATCCtaataatttcaacaatccTCACCAGCATAGGCTTCCACCACCCCATCATCAACACCACCCTTATGGTGTCCGAGGTGGCGGTGGGTATCATAATGGAGGGCCAAGAGGAGGAGGTGGAAGATTCAACGATCGACAAAACGGGTATCGGCCCAAAGATCATCGAGATAACAG ggacTACCGGGACCGTTCGAGAGATCACCCTAATCAGCATATGATGGGTGGAAGAAGGGATCATAGCCCTAGAGTTTGCAAATTTTTCGCTCAACGTGGACATTGTCGAGATGGCGAACGTTGCCGTTTTCTTCATGATAGATAA